Proteins encoded by one window of Microbacterium testaceum:
- the mmsB gene encoding multiple monosaccharide ABC transporter permease: MSALDNTVTPQGPATPKGPVGGAAGSGAGGIVQFFTSRLREIGIFIALIVIVLLFQALTGGRLLTAGNVSNIIVQNSYILILAIGMVMIIIAGHIDLSVGSVAAFVGAVSGVLIVQWGLPWWLGIVLSLLLGAVVGMWQGFWVAYIGIPAFIVTLAGMLLFRGLTQMTLGNTQITPFPTEYRALGGGYLFPDLFPAATSPAEWITVALGALTLVLFVVSQVRQRAKRAALELQNEPQVAFLVKVIGGSALIAYLTYLLGVAPGSRGTPIVLVVLALLIIGYSTVMSRSVFGRHIYALGGNRTAAKLSGINTRRVDFMLFVNMGVLAALAGIVFTGRLNSAGPGAGNLFELDAIAASFIGGAAVQGGVGRVVGAIAGGLVMGVLNNGMSLMGISTDVQQFIKGLVLLLAVAFDVWNKNRTRG, encoded by the coding sequence ATGTCAGCGCTTGACAACACCGTGACCCCCCAGGGTCCCGCCACGCCGAAGGGCCCCGTCGGCGGCGCCGCCGGCAGCGGTGCCGGCGGCATCGTGCAGTTCTTCACGTCGCGCCTGCGCGAGATCGGCATCTTCATCGCGCTGATCGTGATCGTGCTGCTCTTCCAGGCGTTGACCGGCGGCCGTCTGCTCACGGCGGGCAACGTGTCGAACATCATCGTCCAGAACAGCTACATCCTGATCCTCGCGATCGGCATGGTGATGATCATCATCGCCGGCCACATCGACCTGTCGGTCGGATCGGTCGCCGCCTTCGTCGGTGCCGTCTCGGGTGTGCTCATCGTGCAGTGGGGCCTGCCCTGGTGGCTCGGCATCGTCCTCTCGCTGCTCCTCGGTGCCGTGGTCGGCATGTGGCAGGGCTTCTGGGTCGCCTACATCGGCATCCCCGCGTTCATCGTGACCCTCGCGGGCATGCTCCTCTTCCGCGGTCTGACGCAGATGACCCTGGGCAACACGCAGATCACGCCGTTCCCGACCGAGTACCGCGCGCTCGGTGGCGGATACCTGTTCCCCGACCTGTTCCCGGCGGCGACCTCGCCCGCCGAGTGGATTACGGTCGCCCTCGGCGCCCTGACCCTCGTCCTCTTCGTCGTGTCGCAGGTTCGCCAGCGCGCGAAGCGCGCCGCGCTCGAGCTGCAGAACGAGCCGCAGGTGGCGTTCCTGGTCAAGGTCATCGGTGGCAGCGCGCTGATCGCCTACCTCACCTACCTGCTCGGTGTGGCTCCCGGATCGCGCGGCACGCCCATCGTGCTCGTCGTCCTGGCGCTGCTCATCATCGGCTACTCGACGGTCATGAGCCGCAGCGTCTTCGGTCGCCACATCTACGCCCTCGGCGGCAACCGCACCGCCGCGAAGCTCTCGGGTATCAACACCCGTCGCGTGGACTTCATGCTCTTCGTGAACATGGGCGTCCTCGCGGCTCTCGCCGGCATCGTCTTCACGGGTCGCCTGAACTCGGCCGGTCCGGGTGCCGGTAACCTCTTCGAGCTCGACGCGATCGCCGCCTCGTTCATCGGTGGAGCGGCCGTCCAGGGTGGTGTCGGCCGCGTGGTCGGCGCGATCGCCGGTGGCCTGGTCATGGGTGTGCTCAACAACGGCATGTCGCTGATGGGCATCTCGACCGACGTGCAGCAGTTCATCAAGGGCCTCGTGCTCCTGCTGGCCGTGGCCTTCGACGTGTGGAACAAGAACCGCACGCGCGGTTGA
- a CDS encoding LacI family DNA-binding transcriptional regulator yields MSDTDTPEATGRAPSIRDVARLAGVSYQTVSRVINNSTQLRPETAAKVRSAIAELKFVPNQAARALATSRSRLIGVLGPRATTHGTSAMVQAIESAARSAGYRLTLTNLATSAPDDVRSSIDHLMQQSIEGLIAVAPQTRVVPILDELKLPVPVQIVTSTGTSTTRNDQSAGARAAVRHLIELGHSRILHIAGPRDWVEADHRMRGYLAEMDANDLSPRPPILGDWTAQFGFEAGLELLRTEDATAVFAGNDHMALGFMHAVRAIGRSVPEDVSVVGFDDVPESAHLWPPLTTVRQDFVGIGTRAVTDLLASLGESGDDGPVVEPDHLRLIVRSSTAPPRS; encoded by the coding sequence ATGAGCGACACCGATACCCCGGAGGCGACGGGGCGTGCCCCGAGCATCCGCGACGTCGCCCGGCTCGCGGGAGTGTCGTACCAAACCGTCTCGCGGGTGATCAACAACAGCACTCAGCTCCGCCCCGAGACCGCGGCCAAGGTGCGCTCGGCGATCGCCGAGTTGAAGTTCGTCCCCAATCAGGCCGCGCGCGCCCTCGCCACGAGCCGCTCGCGCCTGATCGGCGTGCTGGGACCGCGAGCGACGACCCACGGCACCTCGGCGATGGTGCAGGCGATCGAGTCGGCGGCGCGGTCCGCCGGGTACCGCCTCACCCTCACGAACCTCGCCACCAGCGCCCCCGACGACGTGCGCTCCTCGATCGATCACCTCATGCAGCAGTCCATCGAGGGACTCATCGCCGTCGCACCGCAGACGCGGGTGGTGCCGATCCTCGACGAGCTCAAGCTGCCCGTTCCGGTGCAGATCGTCACCTCGACCGGCACCTCGACGACCCGCAACGACCAGAGCGCCGGGGCGCGAGCGGCCGTCCGCCACCTCATCGAGCTCGGGCACTCGCGGATCCTGCACATCGCGGGTCCGCGCGACTGGGTCGAGGCCGATCACCGCATGCGCGGCTATCTCGCCGAGATGGATGCCAACGACCTCTCGCCGCGTCCCCCCATCCTGGGCGACTGGACGGCGCAGTTCGGATTCGAGGCGGGCCTCGAGCTGCTGCGGACGGAGGATGCCACCGCGGTCTTCGCGGGCAACGACCATATGGCGCTCGGCTTCATGCATGCCGTCCGGGCCATAGGTCGCTCGGTGCCGGAGGACGTCTCGGTGGTGGGCTTCGACGATGTGCCCGAATCCGCCCACCTGTGGCCGCCGCTGACCACCGTCCGACAGGACTTCGTGGGCATCGGCACGCGTGCCGTCACCGATTTGCTGGCATCGCTCGGCGAGAGCGGTGACGACGGACCAGTGGTCGAACCCGACCACCTCCGCCTCATCGTGAGGTCGTCGACGGCCCCGCCGCGGTCCTGA
- a CDS encoding M20/M25/M40 family metallo-hydrolase gives MTAVERFRELLSIPTVSRVDPAEVDDSAFEDFHAALERLYPLVHARLEREVVEGRSLLYRWAGESPVEPLVLLAHQDVVPVDGQEWGHPPFAADLVGEGAEATIHARGAIDDKGALVAILEAVEGALAEGITPRTDVWLAFGHDEETRGTGARAMAALLAARGIRPALVLDEGGAVVEGAVPGVAAPTAMIGVAERGVATFDLVTREAGGHASTPPRMPATARLARAIDRLRRRPFPRRLVPPVRAMLATAASHAGEPLATLFRRTSVSAPAVTAALSLLGPETNALVRTTAVVTRLEGSAGENVLATSARASVNVRLLTGDTLADVSIHLRRAVADPLVDIELRHGDDPSPVSPWQGEAWRRLSRAVADTLGADTVPLPYLQLGASDSRFYTGLTDAVYRFAPFHLSRSERDALHAPDERIRVEVWLRGIRFYRALIEG, from the coding sequence ATGACGGCCGTCGAGCGCTTCCGCGAGCTCCTGTCCATTCCGACGGTGTCGCGTGTCGACCCGGCGGAGGTCGACGATTCGGCCTTCGAAGACTTCCACGCGGCTCTCGAACGGCTCTATCCGCTCGTCCACGCGCGTCTCGAGCGAGAGGTGGTCGAGGGACGGTCGCTGCTCTACCGCTGGGCGGGGGAGAGCCCCGTCGAGCCCCTGGTGCTCCTCGCCCACCAGGACGTGGTGCCCGTGGACGGGCAGGAGTGGGGGCACCCGCCTTTCGCCGCCGACCTCGTCGGCGAGGGAGCAGAGGCGACAATCCATGCGCGCGGCGCGATCGACGACAAGGGGGCGCTCGTCGCGATCCTCGAGGCGGTCGAGGGGGCACTGGCCGAGGGGATCACGCCGCGAACCGACGTGTGGCTCGCCTTCGGACACGACGAAGAGACGCGCGGCACCGGCGCCCGAGCGATGGCGGCGCTGCTGGCTGCGCGCGGCATCCGTCCCGCTCTGGTGCTCGACGAGGGGGGAGCGGTCGTCGAGGGCGCCGTCCCGGGGGTGGCTGCGCCCACGGCGATGATCGGTGTCGCCGAGCGCGGCGTCGCCACCTTCGACCTCGTGACCCGAGAGGCCGGCGGGCATGCCTCGACCCCGCCGCGCATGCCGGCGACGGCCCGATTGGCCCGCGCGATCGATCGCCTCCGCCGTCGCCCGTTCCCCCGACGACTTGTCCCGCCCGTCCGGGCCATGCTCGCCACGGCCGCATCGCACGCCGGGGAGCCCCTGGCGACGCTTTTCCGCCGCACGTCCGTGTCAGCGCCGGCCGTGACCGCGGCCCTATCGCTGCTCGGTCCCGAGACCAACGCGCTCGTTCGGACCACGGCCGTCGTCACGCGTCTCGAGGGCTCGGCGGGCGAGAACGTGCTCGCTACCTCGGCGCGCGCGAGCGTGAACGTGCGCCTGCTCACCGGCGACACGCTCGCCGATGTCTCGATCCACCTGCGCCGAGCGGTCGCCGACCCGCTCGTCGACATCGAGCTGCGCCACGGCGACGACCCCTCGCCGGTCTCGCCCTGGCAGGGGGAGGCGTGGAGGCGGCTGTCCCGCGCCGTCGCAGACACCCTCGGCGCGGACACCGTCCCCCTGCCGTATCTCCAGCTCGGGGCCAGCGACAGCCGCTTCTACACGGGTCTCACCGACGCGGTGTACCGGTTCGCGCCGTTCCACCTCTCGAGGTCCGAACGCGACGCGTTGCACGCTCCCGACGAGCGCATCCGCGTCGAGGTGTGGCTGCGTGGCATCCGGTTCTATCGCGCGCTGATCGAGGGCTGA
- a CDS encoding LuxR C-terminal-related transcriptional regulator — protein MRILICEDSVLLREGLVRLLADDGHEVVAALPDAEGLEAAITETTPDLCILDVRLPPTWTDEGIRAAIALRSRHPGLSVLVLSQYVEEQYASDLIADGQGSLGYLLKDRVADVRDFLDTVARIAGGATVLDPEVVGQLLARRRRDERLQSLTERERSVLSLIAEGRSNQAIAQALFVSEASVEKYITAIFTKLGLEQDETGNRRVIAALVHLGHDHTGATS, from the coding sequence GTGCGCATCCTGATCTGCGAGGACTCGGTCCTGCTGCGCGAGGGGCTCGTGCGCCTGCTCGCGGACGACGGCCACGAGGTGGTCGCGGCGCTGCCCGATGCCGAGGGCCTCGAGGCCGCGATCACGGAGACCACCCCCGACCTGTGCATCCTCGACGTGCGTCTGCCGCCGACCTGGACCGACGAGGGCATCCGTGCCGCGATCGCGCTGAGGTCCCGGCATCCCGGTCTGTCGGTCCTGGTCTTGTCGCAGTACGTCGAGGAGCAGTACGCGAGCGATCTGATCGCCGACGGGCAGGGCTCGCTCGGGTACCTGCTCAAGGATCGGGTCGCCGACGTGCGCGACTTCCTCGACACGGTGGCCCGCATCGCCGGGGGAGCGACCGTGCTCGACCCCGAGGTCGTCGGCCAGCTGCTGGCGCGGCGCCGCCGCGACGAGCGGCTGCAGAGCCTCACCGAGCGCGAACGCTCCGTGCTCTCGCTGATCGCCGAGGGACGCTCGAATCAGGCGATCGCCCAGGCGCTGTTCGTCTCGGAGGCCAGCGTCGAGAAGTACATCACCGCCATCTTCACCAAGCTCGGACTCGAGCAGGACGAGACCGGCAACCGCCGCGTCATCGCCGCTCTCGTGCACCTGGGCCACGACCACACCGGAGCCACCTCATGA
- the chvE gene encoding multiple monosaccharide ABC transporter substrate-binding protein has product MLKAIAGAGVLALGIGLAGCAGDRTGASSGDSQEAGGTIGVAMPTQQSERWIADGNNVKSQLEQLGYQVDLQYANDDIPTQVSQIENMITTGAKALIVASIDGTTLTDVLQQAKDANIPVIAYDRLINGTENVDYYTTFDNYKVGVQQATSLLTGLGVLDASGKETGAAGPFNVELFAGSPDDNNATFFWNGAMDTLKPYMDKGVLKVPSGQTEFGQAAILRWLPETAQKRMENILTVIGGTKLNGVLSPYDGLSIGIISALTSGGYSASDLPVITGQDAEAGSIKSIIAGEQYSTIFKDTRELAKQAVTMVDDIRKGEKPEVNDEKTYDNGKKVVPSYLLQSTIVTKDNYKEVLIDSGYYTEADLK; this is encoded by the coding sequence ATGCTCAAGGCGATCGCGGGAGCGGGCGTCCTCGCGCTCGGCATCGGTCTCGCCGGTTGCGCCGGTGACCGTACCGGCGCCAGCAGCGGAGACTCGCAGGAGGCCGGCGGCACCATCGGTGTGGCCATGCCGACCCAGCAGTCGGAGCGATGGATCGCCGACGGCAACAACGTCAAGTCGCAGCTCGAGCAGCTTGGCTACCAGGTCGACCTGCAGTACGCGAACGACGACATCCCCACCCAGGTCTCGCAGATCGAGAACATGATCACCACGGGCGCCAAGGCCCTGATCGTCGCCTCGATCGACGGCACCACGCTCACGGACGTGCTGCAGCAGGCCAAGGACGCGAACATCCCCGTCATCGCGTACGACCGCCTCATCAACGGCACCGAGAACGTCGACTACTACACGACGTTCGACAACTACAAGGTCGGCGTCCAGCAGGCCACCTCGCTCCTGACCGGCCTCGGTGTCCTCGACGCCTCGGGCAAGGAGACCGGCGCCGCCGGCCCCTTCAACGTCGAGCTGTTCGCCGGTAGCCCCGACGACAACAACGCCACGTTCTTCTGGAACGGCGCGATGGACACCCTCAAGCCCTACATGGACAAGGGTGTGCTGAAGGTTCCCTCCGGCCAGACCGAGTTCGGCCAGGCGGCCATCCTCCGCTGGCTGCCCGAGACGGCGCAGAAGCGCATGGAGAACATCCTCACCGTCATCGGCGGCACCAAGCTCAACGGTGTGCTCTCGCCCTACGACGGTCTGTCGATCGGCATCATCTCGGCCCTCACCTCGGGTGGCTACTCGGCCAGCGACCTCCCCGTCATCACGGGTCAGGACGCCGAGGCCGGCTCGATCAAGTCGATCATCGCGGGTGAGCAGTACTCGACGATCTTCAAGGACACGCGCGAGCTCGCCAAGCAGGCCGTGACCATGGTCGACGACATCCGCAAGGGCGAGAAGCCCGAGGTCAACGACGAGAAGACCTACGACAACGGCAAGAAGGTCGTTCCCTCGTACCTCCTGCAGTCGACGATCGTCACCAAGGACAACTACAAGGAAGTCCTCATCGACAGCGGTTACTACACCGAGGCCGACCTGAAGTAA
- a CDS encoding sensor histidine kinase yields the protein MTTASVLPPPPPTPAPVAGAPVPGVDQPLAPRVRIASPGRIAGAVVHLAALGVIGPGILGTLFGLFGAGVGLLAALFIGVIALVALVYALFAIAWFERARLDGLYRLGLPPLRPRHSPRTGFTGVAHTIWLQAIDPGQWRAVASFTIATILGLATLGVAGLTSWGLGLIISPIFGWSHPRLLGFVPLQGVAAPLVGLLVFVASLAAIVGLAVLHGVISRAILVPSREAQLEEQARTSDTRRAGAVRAAEVERTRIERDLHDGVQPRLVSIGMTLGLAQTKIDDDPEAAKALVAEAHASTKSAITELRQLARGIHASVLDDRGLDAALSALASRSHIPVTLDVRVPRRCSRPAEAAVYFVIAEALTNAAKHSRATGCRVHVRLRDDGTLWARVEDDGLGGARIVPGGGLDGIVNRVSAAGGTARIDSPQGGPTTVEVSVPCAS from the coding sequence ATGACCACGGCATCCGTTCTTCCGCCTCCTCCGCCGACGCCCGCGCCCGTCGCCGGCGCTCCCGTTCCGGGGGTGGACCAGCCTCTCGCGCCGCGGGTGCGGATCGCCTCGCCCGGTCGCATCGCCGGTGCGGTGGTGCATCTCGCCGCGCTCGGCGTCATCGGCCCCGGCATCCTGGGAACCCTGTTCGGGCTCTTCGGCGCCGGCGTGGGGTTGCTGGCCGCCCTCTTCATCGGGGTGATCGCCCTGGTCGCCCTCGTCTACGCGCTCTTCGCGATCGCATGGTTCGAACGCGCCCGTCTCGACGGCCTCTACCGCCTGGGTCTGCCGCCTCTGCGTCCCCGCCACAGCCCGCGCACCGGGTTCACCGGCGTCGCGCACACCATCTGGTTGCAGGCCATCGATCCGGGTCAGTGGCGGGCGGTGGCATCGTTCACCATCGCGACGATCCTGGGTCTCGCCACGCTCGGCGTCGCCGGGCTCACCTCGTGGGGACTGGGTCTGATCATCAGCCCGATCTTCGGGTGGTCCCACCCGCGTCTGCTCGGCTTCGTGCCCCTGCAGGGCGTGGCAGCTCCCCTCGTGGGTCTGCTCGTCTTCGTCGCCTCGCTCGCGGCGATCGTGGGCCTGGCGGTGCTCCACGGGGTCATCTCGCGGGCGATCCTCGTCCCCTCCCGCGAGGCGCAGCTTGAAGAGCAGGCCCGCACCTCCGACACGCGCCGCGCCGGGGCCGTCCGGGCGGCCGAGGTCGAACGCACCCGTATCGAGCGCGACCTGCACGACGGGGTCCAGCCGCGGCTCGTCTCGATCGGCATGACGCTGGGCCTGGCGCAGACCAAGATCGACGACGACCCCGAGGCCGCGAAGGCCCTCGTCGCCGAGGCGCACGCCTCGACCAAGTCGGCCATCACCGAGCTGCGGCAGCTGGCTCGCGGCATCCATGCCTCGGTCCTCGACGATCGGGGACTCGACGCCGCCCTCTCGGCGCTCGCGTCGCGATCTCACATCCCGGTGACACTCGATGTGCGAGTGCCGCGGCGGTGCTCGCGTCCGGCCGAGGCGGCGGTGTACTTCGTGATCGCCGAGGCGCTGACGAACGCGGCGAAGCACTCCCGGGCGACCGGATGCCGTGTCCACGTGCGACTGCGCGATGACGGGACCCTGTGGGCCCGGGTCGAGGACGACGGCCTCGGCGGGGCGCGGATCGTGCCCGGTGGCGGCCTCGACGGCATCGTCAACCGGGTCAGCGCGGCCGGCGGCACCGCCCGCATCGACAGTCCGCAGGGTGGACCGACCACGGTGGAGGTGAGCGTCCCGTGCGCATCCTGA
- the mmsA gene encoding multiple monosaccharide ABC transporter ATP-binding protein, with product MRSITKEFPGVIALADVSLTVERGTVHAICGENGAGKSTLMKVLSGVYPAGDYRGEIVFDGNTVEFKDIRDSEAAGIVIIHQELALSPYLSIAENIFLGNEITHRGLIDWDATNREAAKLLARVGLGDSPDVPVNEIGVGKQQLVEIAKALSKDVKLLILDEPTAALNDDDSEHLLDLIRHLRGQNITCIIISHKLNEIRAIADEVTIIRDGRTIETLDVATGGTSEDRIIRGMVGRELENRYPDRDVEIGDEVLRIEDWNVSHPTDANRTVIHQANLNVRAGEVVGIAGLMGAGRTELAMSVFGKSFGSKISGNVYIRGQKADTSTVPAAIRSGLAYVTEDRKGAGLNLIDTIKRNISLAGMRKLVKGGWVDGDEEYLVANRYRKSMNIKAPSVDVVVGKLSGGNQQKVVLSQWLYSDPEVLILDEPTRGIDVGAKYEIYTIINSLAAQGKGVLVISSELPELLGICDRIYTLSEGHITGQLPIEEATPEALMVLMTKEKEADHVSA from the coding sequence ATGCGCTCGATCACCAAGGAGTTCCCCGGCGTCATCGCGCTCGCCGACGTGTCACTGACCGTCGAGCGCGGGACGGTTCACGCCATCTGCGGCGAGAACGGCGCCGGCAAGTCCACCCTCATGAAGGTGCTCAGCGGTGTGTATCCCGCGGGCGACTACCGCGGCGAGATCGTCTTCGACGGCAACACCGTCGAGTTCAAGGACATCCGCGACAGCGAAGCGGCCGGCATCGTCATCATCCACCAGGAGCTCGCCCTGAGCCCCTACCTCTCGATCGCCGAGAACATCTTCCTCGGCAACGAGATCACGCACCGCGGTCTCATCGACTGGGATGCCACGAACCGTGAAGCGGCCAAGCTCCTCGCCCGCGTGGGCCTGGGCGACAGCCCGGACGTTCCCGTCAACGAGATCGGCGTCGGCAAGCAGCAACTCGTCGAGATCGCCAAGGCGCTGTCGAAGGACGTCAAGCTCCTCATCCTCGATGAGCCGACCGCGGCGCTCAACGACGACGACTCCGAGCACCTGCTGGATCTGATCCGCCACCTGCGCGGCCAGAACATCACGTGCATCATCATCAGCCACAAGCTCAATGAGATCCGTGCGATCGCCGACGAGGTCACGATCATCCGTGACGGTCGCACGATCGAGACGCTCGATGTGGCCACGGGCGGCACCAGCGAAGACCGCATCATCCGCGGGATGGTGGGCCGCGAGCTCGAGAACCGCTACCCCGACCGCGACGTTGAGATCGGCGACGAGGTCTTGCGCATCGAGGACTGGAACGTCAGCCACCCCACCGACGCGAACCGCACCGTCATCCACCAGGCCAACCTGAACGTGCGCGCGGGCGAGGTCGTCGGCATCGCCGGCCTGATGGGCGCCGGACGCACCGAGCTCGCGATGAGCGTGTTCGGCAAGAGCTTCGGTTCGAAGATCTCGGGCAACGTCTACATCCGCGGTCAGAAGGCCGACACCTCGACGGTGCCCGCCGCGATCCGCAGCGGCCTCGCCTACGTGACCGAGGACCGCAAGGGCGCCGGCCTCAACCTGATCGACACGATCAAGCGCAACATCTCGCTCGCCGGGATGCGCAAGCTCGTCAAGGGCGGTTGGGTCGACGGCGACGAGGAGTACCTGGTCGCCAACCGCTACCGCAAGTCGATGAACATCAAGGCGCCCAGCGTCGATGTCGTCGTCGGCAAGCTGTCGGGCGGCAACCAGCAGAAGGTCGTGCTGTCGCAGTGGCTGTACTCCGACCCGGAGGTGCTCATCCTCGACGAGCCGACCCGCGGCATCGACGTCGGCGCCAAGTACGAGATCTACACGATCATCAACTCCCTCGCGGCGCAGGGGAAGGGGGTGCTGGTCATCTCGTCGGAGCTGCCCGAGCTCCTCGGCATCTGCGACCGCATCTACACCCTCAGCGAAGGCCACATCACCGGCCAGCTGCCCATCGAAGAGGCCACTCCCGAGGCACTCATGGTGCTCATGACGAAGGAAAAGGAAGCCGACCATGTCAGCGCTTGA
- a CDS encoding Gfo/Idh/MocA family protein: MTGLHWGILATGGIAHAFTSDLRTAGLDVTAVGSRRIDSARAFAEQYDIAHAHGSYEELVADPDVDIVYIATPHPGHLENALLALDNGKHVLVEKPFTLNAAEAAAIRDKAAEKGLLAMEAMWTRYLPHMVRIREILAAGTLGEIRVVSADHTQKISTDPAHRLNDLALGGGALLDLGIYPISFAIDVLGLPERITALARLSDAGSDAEVATSFVHAGGALSTSVSSSRGAGMNVAQIVGTEARIEIDRVWYTPTSFRVVSPDGDVIEEFTSEVPGRGMQFQAQAAERFVAAGADADDILSIDETVAIMGVLDEVRRQIGVVYPGER; encoded by the coding sequence ATGACCGGACTGCACTGGGGCATCCTCGCGACGGGCGGCATCGCCCACGCCTTCACCTCCGACCTGCGCACCGCGGGCCTCGACGTCACCGCCGTCGGCTCCCGCCGCATCGACAGCGCTCGGGCCTTCGCCGAGCAGTACGACATCGCGCACGCGCACGGCTCGTACGAAGAACTGGTCGCCGATCCGGACGTCGACATCGTCTATATCGCGACCCCGCACCCCGGGCACCTCGAGAACGCACTGCTCGCCCTCGACAACGGCAAGCACGTGCTGGTCGAGAAGCCGTTCACCCTCAACGCCGCCGAGGCGGCGGCCATCCGCGACAAAGCGGCCGAGAAGGGTCTCCTCGCCATGGAGGCGATGTGGACCCGGTACCTGCCGCACATGGTGCGCATCCGCGAGATCCTCGCCGCGGGCACCCTCGGCGAGATCCGCGTCGTGTCCGCCGACCACACCCAGAAGATCTCCACCGACCCGGCGCACCGCCTCAACGATCTGGCGCTGGGCGGGGGCGCCCTGCTCGACCTGGGCATCTACCCGATCTCGTTCGCGATCGACGTCCTCGGCCTGCCGGAGCGCATCACCGCCCTGGCTCGTCTGTCCGACGCAGGCAGTGACGCCGAAGTGGCGACCAGCTTCGTCCACGCGGGCGGTGCCCTGTCGACCAGCGTGTCGTCGTCGCGCGGAGCGGGAATGAACGTCGCGCAGATCGTCGGGACCGAGGCCCGCATCGAGATCGACCGCGTCTGGTACACCCCGACGTCGTTCCGCGTCGTCTCGCCCGACGGAGACGTGATCGAGGAGTTCACCTCCGAGGTTCCGGGGCGCGGCATGCAGTTCCAGGCCCAGGCCGCCGAGCGTTTCGTCGCCGCGGGAGCGGACGCCGACGACATCCTGTCGATCGACGAGACCGTGGCGATCATGGGCGTGCTCGACGAGGTGCGCCGCCAGATCGGCGTGGTCTACCCCGGCGAACGGTGA